The genome window CAATTGTATTTTTCTCAGCCGAACGATATTCCGCTCCAGCCTGGTTGCATCCCGACTGGAAGATTTTACTGCTCTTTTTTTTTAGTGTATCGTTCCTCACGCATCGGCTGGTGGAGTCTGGTTTACAAGGGGATCGGGAGCGCTTCATTCCGCTTTATCTGGCTGCAACAGTGGCCCGGCTGATACTTGGCCTTGCATTTGTCGGGTTTTTTCTATTCCGACATATTGACCAGCGCCGGACGTTCGTTTTCGACTTTCTTGTACTATATATATTTTACACAGGCTTTGAGATTTGGAGCCTTACTCGTAACTTGCGACGCGATTCGTAAAAACGATCTGTCACATCATATGATGAGTTCGGTGATTAATAGATTTATGTTGGCTATGGCTCTTGTTATGAGCTCATTAGCTTTTGTGTACGCTCAGGAGGAAGGCCATGAGGGCGAAGTTCCGGCCGAGCACGGCAAAAAAGAAGGATTTAATGTGGGCGAAATGATCATGCACCACATTAAAGATGAGCACGGTTGGGAGTTTGCCCACGGTGTTACGCTACCACTGCCCGTTATTCTGTATTCGCAGGATCGTGGACTCGAAGTTTTCTCATCATCACACCTCGCTCACGAAGCGGTTTACAACGGCTACAAGCAGGAACACGGTAAAGTGCACCGGGTTAATGAAGCCGGACAAACTGACCATGAAGCGAAGGTTTATGACTTCTCGATCACCAAGAACGTGGCATCTCTTCTGTTGAGCGCCGTGATTCTGCTGCTGATTTTCCCCGCCGTTAGCAAAGGGTATGCTACTAACAAGGGTAAAGCCCCGAAAGGGATTCAATCGTTGCTGGAACCCATTATCTTGTTCGTTCGTGACGAGATAGCCAAGCCAAGTATCGGTCCCCGCTACACGAAGTACCTGCCTTACTTGCTGACGCTGTTCTTCTTTATTCTTGTCAACAACCTGCTGGGTCTGTTGCCGGGGGCTGCCAACCTCACTGGTAACATCGCTGTTACGCTGGTGCTGTCGATCATCACGTTCATCATCGTAAACGTGAGTGGTAACAAGCATTACTGGATGCACATGATTAAGCCGACGGGTGTTCCGGTTGCGCTGCTGCCCATCATGGTTCCGGTTGAGATTGTGGGTCTGTTTATGAAACCCCTTTCGCTGATGATCCGGCTATTCGCCAACATTACGGCGGGTCACATTATTATCCTGAGTTTGCTGGGTCTGATTTTTATGGCCAACCACATGGCTGGCACAATGACTAGTATCGCTATCAGTCCGGTTGTGCTGTTTTTTACCCTGTTTCTGAACATGATCGAATTGCTGGTGGCATTCCTTCAGGCGTTCATCTTCACGCTGTTGACCGCTATGTACATTGGCAGTGCTGTGGAAGACCATCACGAAGCCGACCACGGAATCGGTTATGAAGGAACGACGTCGGAGTTAGGGTAATCGTTGACTATAGAGGTGTTGGTTCAAAAACCAGCTTACCTCAGTAGTGAGTAGCGTGCTGTGTTGGATTCTAAGAAGACGACACGTTTGATAATGCAATCTTTTGTTTCACTTGTATAAATACGTTTGAGTTTTATGTTCGCAATGTTGTTTGCTCTGCTGTTAGAAGCTACAGGTAGTGTAGCTATTATGGGTGCTGCTATTGGTGCTGGTTTAGCTGCTATCGGTGCTGGTCTTGGTATCGGTCGGATTGGTGGTAGTGCCATGGAAGGTATTGCCCGTCAGCCAGAAGCGGCTGGTCGTATTCAAACCGCCATGCTGATCATCGCGGCTCTGATTGAGGCCGTTGCTCTGTTCGCAGCTGTTATTTGTCTGCTGGTTGCTACGGCGGCTTAATTCGCCCCGCAACAGCAGTATCTAAACTTGAGTAGGCTGGTTACATTAGGTACTGGCGTCCCTGCTCGCAAAATTCCCGGAACTGTCTGTCCATTTGGGTTTGCCGATGGACAGACAGTCTCCAACAAAAGATTGAATTGAGTTGCAATGCATAGGTGACGAACACTGATTCAGAAGCCTGTAACGCGTGGTAACTAACTGAACCGAAAGTCATACAATATAACTAGCCGCTTAAGCGGTCATAAATCGTAAATCCATGGATTTGCTTACACCCGATCTTGGTTTATTATTCTGGCAGGTAGTCGTATTTCTCGGCCTGTTTTTAATTCTTCGTACGTTCGCTTGGAAACCCATTACCGACAGTTTGCACGAACGCGAAAACAATATTCAGAGCGCACTCGATCTAGCTGAAAAGACCCGCGTTGAAATGACGGCTCTGAAAGCCGATAACGACAAATTACTGGCTCAGGCTCGTAGCGAACGTGAATTGATCCTTCGCGGTGCCAAAGAAACGGCTGACAAAATGGTTGCTGATTCTCGCGATAAAGCAGCGGCTGAAGGACAACGTATTCTGGATCAGGCTCGTGAAGCGATGCAGAATGAGCGTCAGGCACTGGTAGCGCAGATGAAGAAGGAAGTAGTTACGCTCTCGCTTGATATTGCCGAGAAAGTACTCCGTAAAGAACTTAGCGATAAGGGTGCGCAGGAGAAACTGGTTAGTGATCTGGTATCCAATTCAAGACTAAACTAAAGGAGTCGTGAGGTGTAGGCGATTCGCTTACAGCTGATGACTCAGACATACACCTATGGCAGTTGCTACCGTAGCATCCCGATATGCAAAGTCTCTTCTGGATCTAGCCCAGGAGCAGGGCATAACGGAAACGTTATACAAAGACATGCGGCTATTCAAGCAAACAGTTGACCAAAGTCGTCCACTGCTGCTGATGCTGAAAAACCCTATTGTTCGGTCGGAGAAGAAAAGCGCCGTTTTGAAAGCTGCGTTCGAAAAACGACTGAATCCGGTGACGATGTCGTTCCTGCAGATCATCACCAAAAAGAATCGCGAACCCATCATGGATGCGATTGCCGAAGCCTTCATTAGCCAGTATGATAAGCTGAAAGGTGTTGACCGGGCAACCATCATCACGACCGTTCCGCTCACCGACGAACTTCGGGCGAAGTTCAGCGCGCTGGTGCTGCAAACAGCCGGTGGCAAAACGGTTGAGCTGGAAGAAAAAATTGACCCGAAACTTATTGGTGGTTATGTACTGCGCGTTGGTGATCAGCAGATCGACGGATCGATTCGCAATCAGTTGAACGAACTCCGGTTGCAGTTTTTAAACTAGTCCGAAAGCTAATCAGGTTTAAGCTGGTTGACCTCTTATAGAAAAAAGGCGAGTCCTGAATCAGGACTCGCCTTTTTTCGTTTACCACCATTTTTCATACCCTGCCGACGGCTTCCAGGTCGATTTCGGTTCAAAATGATGCCACAAAATGGCGGCTATGTTTCGCAGGGCGACGAACCCTTCGTTCGTTCGTACCCAGCTTTCGTCTTTCTGATTTTTAGTCATCACACAATAGACGTACTCGCCGTGGGGCGCATGAACGAACACTACTTCTGACCGGGCCTGATTGACCGCGCCATTTTTACAGGCTGTTTTGATGTCTGGCGGAATTTGCGAAAGCCCGTCGTTGTCCCAATACTGGTGGCCCAAATTACGATACATCTCCTCACTGGCGTCCGGACTTACCGCTTTTCCCTGGCGGATATACGTGATTAGGTCGGCCATATCACGTGGCGTCGATTGCCCCCAGCCATGTTGGGCTTGGTTGGCTGCCCGGCCAGGGGTGCGGGAATTAACGCGGGTCTGGTGAAAGCCGTTCGTGTCGAGCCATTGATTGATCGTGGCACCACCTCCGGCCAGTGCCTGACACCACAAGCTGCCTGTGTTGTCACTGACTGTTATCATCAGCATAGCCACTTTACTCAGCGCCAGTTTAGTGCCGTCTTTGAAAGATCCGACAATGCCGTCGTCATAATGCAGTGAATCCCTGTAAACGAGCTGCTGGTCATAAGCTAGCTCGCCTTTATGAATTTTGTCGAACAAGCCGCACAGAATCGGGACTTTGATCATGCTGGCCGTTGGGAAGAGCGTATCCGCATTGATAGCAACCGTTTCGCCCGTGCGAAGATTACGCACGTAAACGCCAATTGTTCCGTGAAAGCCGGCCAGTGCAGTCGTAAGTTCCCGATCGAGCGATGACGACCGAGCTTTCTTTTTTTGTGGTTGAGGAGCGCTATCCGATTGAGCAATCGTGAATTGCGTCTGGACGATAAGGAGGCAGAAGAGAAGAAAACGTATCAAAATTGAATCGGTTTAACGAGTTTATGATGAGTGCACTTGAACGACTCCCGTTCATAGAATCGGATAGTATCGGTGCGTTTTTGGTTCGTTGTCACTTCCAGATTGACGAAACCTTCTCGGGTGGCCAGTTCGAACAGAGCCGTCACCAGCTTATGGCCAATGCGCTGATTACGCTGATCGCTTCGGACGAACAATTCCTGAATTTCGCCTACTTTACCAACGTGGTGAAGTAGGTATTGAGCGTAGCAGCTGACAAACCCTACCCGCTCACCCGCCCGTTCGGCGATCAGGTAATAAATCATTGGATTCGTCAGGTTCAGGGCAAAGATGGCCTGAAATCGAGGCAGGTCGAGCTGTTCATCTTCCAGCTCACACAGAAAGTGGTAAACCGTGCCGACATCCTTCGGGCTGGCTGGCCGAATGGTCACGTAATCAGCTGGGGGAGGGGTATTCATCACGGTAATTCTAGTATCGCCATTGGTTCAGTAACAGGATGACTCGACTCGTTCAGACGTTGCCAGCGAGTGACTGAAGACCGCTAACGGGAGATTATTCGTCCCAATAGTCACGCTATTACCCTAGTATTCTTGGAGCCGATCCGATTCGAACACGTGCTTGCCGACCAATCCCTGTTGCATGGTAGCCAGCATCGCGTTAGCGACTTTCGAACCGTCAACACCTTTGTATTTTGCCGGAATAATCGGACTTAACAAGCGCATAGCTCCTTCGGCCAGCCGCTCACCCAGGCGATTTTCACCCCGATTGCCCAGCAGGAGGGAAGGACGGAAAATTAGTAAGGTAGGGTAATTCAGCGCGGCAAGGTCACGTTCGACTTCGCCTTTGACCCGGTTATAAAAAAACGTTGATTTGGTGTCGGCGCCCATGGCCGTTACAATGGCAAACTGCTGGGCACCATTAGCCAGCCCTAACCGGGCAATATCCATTGGGTACTGGTAATCGACTTTGCGGAACGCTTCTTTCGAACCCGCCTTTTTCATCGTGGTGCCGAGGCAGCAAAAAATATCGTCGGCCTGGGTGAGCAACCCATTCGGATGGTCGAAATCGAACTGAACTTCCTGCAAACGGGGATGCTGCCAATTCAATGACTTTCGCACTAGGACTTTTACTTTTTCGTAGAGGGGAGAGTCGACCAGACGGTGGGTGAGCAAGTCGCCGACAAGCCCCGTGGCACCGATTACCAAAGCTGTTTTATACGTGGGTGCTGTCATCTCAAAGAGGATATTTTTGCTAATTTAGTCGCTTAGCAAACAGATGAAGTTACTTCATGCTGAAATCTATTATATGCACCTAATTACACACCTTTATGCACCGAATAGTACACCGAATTAGTACCGTTCTTGTTGGACTTACGCTCATGTCGCTAGTTGCGTTTCGCTTCGTGAGTGACGACGATTTTTTGAAACGGCTGCTCGCCAGATTTCAAGACTACAATCAGCAACGACCTGTTGAAAAGGTGTATGTTCACACTGACCGCGACGCCTATCTGACGGGCGAAACGATCTGGATGAAGGGGTATATCATCAACGGAAATACGCACTATATTGATACCATCAGCCGGGTGCTTTATGTTGATTTGATCGATTTGACTGCTCGGCGCGTCCGGCAGAGAGTACAGCTTCGGGCAACAAACAGTTTTGCGCCCGGTCAACTTGCACTACCTGATTCGCTGGCGTCCGGAACGTATATGCTTCAGGGGTATACGAATTACATGCGCAACTTTCCGGAAGCCTATTTCTTCACAAAAACGTTGACTATTCTGCGAGCAGATGACACAGGTACAACGGCTAAATCAGCAGTATCGGGTAAACAGAATCGTCTGGATGTCCAGTTTTTACCCGAGGGCGGGCAACTGATCGAGGGGGTCGAAACGCGAGTAGCTTTCAAAGCGGTCAATTCCTCCGGGCAAAGCCAGACGGTGCAGGGGTTTGTCCTGAACACCCGAAACGACACGATCGTTGGACTGACAAGTACGCATCTGGGCATGGGATTTTTTACCCTGAATCCGGAAGTTGGCCAACGCTATACGGCTTTCGTCAGACAGGCCGACGGAACGCTCACCCCCTACCAATTACCCGCTGCGAACGTGCAGGGCGTGACCATGCAGGTCGATAATGTGAGTAATAACGTTAACATTCGGGTGTATCTTCGTCATAACAAAACCAGTGTCGATCCCGCTGCCACGATGACGCTCCTGGCCCAGACGCGCGGGCAAGTTGTGCAGATCGCGAAAGTACCTTTGGCGAAAAAAGGAGCGATGGTTCAGTTGCCCAAGGCTGAGTTTCCGGAGGGAATCGCTCAGCTCACCCTCTTCGACGAAACGAACAAGCCAGTCAGTGAACGCCTGGTCTTTATCAATAAAAACCAGCAGATCAATATTGCCTTATCGCCGGACAAACCGTCGTATAAAAATCGCGACAAGGTAGAGTTGACTATTACGACAACCAATGCAGAAGGTAAACCGGTTGCTACTAACCTATCGTTAGCAACCGTCGATGCCCGACTAGCACCCGAAGTTGATTCGAATAGCGCTAGTATCGTATCCCACTTGCTGCTGTCGTCGGACCTGACCGGCGTAATCGAACAGCCAGGCTATTATTTTGACCCGTCGCATAAAGACCGCTGGCAGCAGCTGGATTTGCTGTTGATGACGCAGGGCTGGCGACGGTTCGCCTGGTCCGACGTGCTGGCGGACTCAATTCCGCGCGTTAAGTACCACGTTGAGCGGGGGCTGTCGCTGACGGGCCGTGTTGTTCGGCCCAACCAGAAAAGCATCGGCAGCAAAGTGAAATTAACGTTTGTCGTGTCCAGACAGGATAGCACCCGTGATTTTCTGACCGGTGATACCGATGACTTTGGGAATTTCGGCGCGTACGACCTTGATTTTACGGATACCACAACGGTATTGATCCAGGGTGTGAAGGGCAAAGCAAACCGTGATCTGGTTATAACGCTCGATCAGCTACTGACACCAACCGTGACCATCACGCGCGTACCCTACAATCCGCTTGAGTTCAGACGCGATGAGCTGGCCGAGTTCATTAAACGAACTAAAGAATACCAGGAAATTGAGCGACAAATTCGGCGAAACGGCGAAGTACTGCTCCAGTCGGTAACGGTGAAGGCCAAGAAATACCAGGAACGTGATTCCAGAACCATTTACGGTACACCCGACGCTACCGTCAAATTCGATCAGATGAATACTGCCGGACGATTGACCATTCTGGATGTAATTCAGGGGCGAATTGCGGGCGTACAGGTGACGGGCAATGGTATGAATGCGCGGGTGCAGATTCGCGGAGCGGCTAACTTTAGCGGTCCTATCGAGCCCCTGTTTGTGCTGGATGGTATGCCCATGGACTTACAGGGTATCATGGGTATCTCGGTGCAGGATGTTGACCGGGTTGACGTGCTGAAAGGCGCATCGGCAGCGATCTATGGCTCGCGGGGGGGCGGTGGTGTTATTTCCATCCTGACCAAACGGGGGTCTCCGAACTATGATCTTACGAAAGAAGCGGCTCTCGGAACGTTGCTGGCGAAACTGCCCGGTTACGCGCCCATCCGGGAGTTCTATGCTCCTCGCTATGATACCAAGAAGCCGGAACACGTTCGGCCCGATTACCGCACAACACTGTACTGGGCACCGCTCATCCAGACCAATGCCGATGGCAAAGCGACCATATCGTTTTTTACATCGGACGCCAAAACGGAGCTTCGAGTACGGGCGGAGGGTATAACAATGAGTGGTATGCCGGGTATGAGCCGAGGTGTATTACGAGTCGAATGATGCTTGATTTGCTGCAGGAGGACACTAAAAGACGAATGCCACTACATTTTGTAGTGGCATTCGTACCAGCAGCAGACAAAAAAAGCGTTAAACGGCGCCCAGAATCTTCATGTTGATTGGATCCCAGCTGACGGCTTTCTTCTGCGCGAAACTCATATTGCCACACTGCGTTGGCCCACAGGCGCGGAGCCCAAATGTGGCATCTTCAATATTTGGGGCGTTGGTCCGGATGGAATTGAAGAAATTGACAAAGTGCTCATATCGATCTCCTTTATAATCTTTAGGGAAGGCGTATTTAAGCTCTTTGGGCCCTTCCAGTTCCGGATGGGGCGGATATAGTTTAGCGTATTCTTTGATGAACAGCTCTTTCTGATCTTTGGGGAAATTGTCGATCGACATACCCGGAGCCTTCGGAAATTTGTTCCGGTGAACGGTCAGCGAATCGAACCCGAGCGACAGGTCACCCTCCGTACCCACGATCCGAACCAGGTAATTACCACCGCCACCGTCAACGAAATTAGATCGTGTCGTTAGGTTGAACTCAGGATGTTCAGCCGTTTTGCCGTAATCATAGATACTAAGCTGAATATCAGGCACATCACGACCATCTTTCCAGTAGCGCGTTCCACCGGTTGAATACACCCGATTTGGTCCTTTTGAACCCGTAATGCAGTGCAGCGATGTCAGCAGGTGGACATACAGGTCACCGGCAATACCAGTGCCGTAGTCCTGATAATTCCGCCACCGGAAAAAACGGAGCGGGTCCCACGGACGTTTCGGCGCACTCCCCAGATACGTGTCCCAATCAACGGTTTGGGGCGATGCATCGGGTGGAATCGAATATTGCCAGGCACCCATGGCACTATGGCGGTCGTAAATCGCTTCGGCAAACACAAGCTCACCAATATCACCGGCTTTCATCAACTCACGCGCTTTGGCGATGAGCAGCGAACTGGCAAACTGGCTGCCCACCTGAAACACTTTACCCGTTTCTTTGGCAACTTTTATCAATTTATGACCATCCTCAACTTTCTGCACCATCGGCTTTTCACAGTAGACGTGCTTGCCTTTGCGCATGGCATCGGTCGAGATTTTTTCGTGCCAGTGATCGGTGGTGCCATTGATGATGGCATCGACATCGCTGCGCTCCAGCACCTCCCGGTAATCTTTGGTAACCGGAAGCTGATCGCCCCAAAGCTCTTTGGCCCGACGAAGCCGTCCATCATATAGATCGCAGGCAGCTACCATCTCGACACCGTCGACCATCAGCGCCGTCTGCATATCGCCGATGCCCATGCCACCCGTACCGACCAGCGCCATACGAACTTTGTCATTGGCCGCTGTGCTGGAATGGCTTTTTATCAGATTCAGGTACTGGGGAGCAGCAATTGCGCTCGTTTCTGCCAGCGCAGCGGGTGCAGTAGCCGCGGCTGTACCGGCAATGCCGAGGGCCTTCAAAAAAGACCGGCGGGAATTGTTCCCGTTGTTCTCCGCTGAAGCCTCCCGTTTGTCGTTATTCATAATCAACTGGATTGAGGATTTATAAGGAAATGAAAAGCCGAGTAGCCGGTAACGTTCGTGTTACTAAGTCACTATAGCCATCAATAGCGTTGGCTCCGGCGAATGTTCTGTAAAAATAAATGAAGTCTTCGTTATATTTTAAAAAATTTAAGAATTAAAAATAGTCTCTAAATCACTTAGTCCGCTTGCAATGCCTACACACTTTTGTCATCTTGCTTCCATTCCTAAAACGCGCTAATTCGTATGAAATTACAGCTGCTAACCTGTTTATTGACAGCTACCTTTGGCCAGATTATGGCACAGACGACCCCTTATCCAACCATCGGTCAAGTCGTGCGGCTCGACCCCCGAATTGATAAGTTGATCCCCAAGGATGCGCAGATTGAGGTGCTGTCCAGCGGTTTCGCCTGGACCGAAGGACCCGTCTGGGTTAAAAACCAGGATGCTGCTGCCGGAAATTATTTACTGTTCTCGGATGTACCGCAGAATACCATTTTCAAATGGACGGAGAAGGAGGGTGTCACACCATTTCTGAAACCATCCGGCTACACAGGCACGGGCACTTACGGCGACGAACCCGGTTCCAATGGCCTGACTATCGATGGAAAAGGGCGTCTCATTGCCTGTGAGCATGGTGACCGGCGCGTGACCGCTATGCCACTGGACGGTATTGGCGGAAAACGCACGCTGGCGGATACGTACAACGGCAAACGCTTCAACAGTCCCAACGATGTGGTGGCACACACTAACGGTAGCTACTACTTCACCGATCCGCCGTATGGTATGCCAAAAAAAGAAAAGGACCCTAGCCGGGAGACTGAGGGCTTCGGCGTTTACCGGATTGCTCAGAACGGTGCGGTTTCCATGATCGTCGGTGATCTGACCCGCCCGAACGGGATTGCCTTGTCGCCGGATGAAAAAACGTTGTACGTGGCTCAGTCAGACCCGTCGCGGCCCGTTATCATGGCGTATGCCGTTCAGCCCGATGGGTCTGTCAGCAAGGGGCGGGTGGTATTTGGTGCCGACGGGCTGAAAAAACAGAACCTGGAAGGGGGCTTCGACGGCATGAAAGTTGATCGAGATGGGAATCTATGGGCGACCGGACCCGGTGGTGTACTGGTACTATCGCCAGCGGGTGATTTCCTGGGCCATATCAAAATCGGTGGTGCGACCGCCAACTGTGCCTGGGGTGACAACGGATCGACGCTCTACATTACGGCGGATATGTACCTGTGCCGGATCAAGACGACGGCGAAGGGATGGTGAAATTTAATGACGAATTATAAACGATCAATGATCAGTGGATTGGCAAAACTCATTCCTGATTTTACACTCATAATTCGTCATTAATAACCTAACTTTGTAAAGAGTACGTAGCTTGAAAGGAAGAATTTATTCTCATGGTAGAGAATCGTAAATATGTCATTATCGGCGTTTTTTGTCTAGTCGCACTGACGTATCTGGCCCGGTTGTTTTACCTACAGGTTCTCGATGATACGTATTCGCTGGGTGCGTCGAAGAACTCGATCAAGCGAATCATCGAAACTCCCTATCGAGGGCAGATTTATGACCGAAATAGTAAGCTCATCGTTTATAATACCCCTGTCTACGATCTCTACGTAACGCCTAAACAGGTCCAAATTCCCGATACGGCTGCTTTTTGCCGGATGATGGACATTACCCCGTCGGACTTTGATAGCATTATGGGGTTGGCTAAAAACTATTCGTCCGTTAAACCGTCGCTGTTCCTGCGTCAACTGTCCAAAGAAGATTTTGCCCGTATTCAGGATGCGCTGGTCGATTATCGGGGTTTTGAGCCGATCATCAGTTCGATGCGTACCTATCCGGCTCACACGATGGCAAATGCGCTTGGGTACGTGAGCGAGATCAGCAAAAAACAACTCGACAATCAGGATCTCCCGTATTATCGACAAGGCGATTATGTGGGGCACAATGGCCTGGAAGAGCAATACGAAGAGCAGCTTCGAGGCAAGCGGGGTGTCAAGTTCATGATGCAAAATGTGCATGGGGTCAATAAGGGTTCCTGGAAAAACGGAGCCTATGACACTTTAGCCGTAGCTGGTCAAAACCTGATTACGGGGATTGATGTGGAGGTACAACAATACGCCGATAGCCTGATGCAGAATAAAATCGGGGCTGTGCTGGCGATTGAGCCATCGACGGGTGAAATCCTGGTTTCCGTTTCCGCACCGACCTATGATCCCAACCTGTTGTCGAGCCGTTTCTTCTCGAAGAACTACCGAGCGTTGATCAAAAACCCCTATAAGCCGCTTATCAACCGGCCTATCATGGCAAGTTACCGGCCCGGCTCAACCTTTAAGCTGATTCAGGCGCTGATCGCGCAGCAGCAGGGTTCGCTACTGCCAAGCACTGTTTATGGTCATGCCGGTTCGCCGATGCGATGCCATTGTCATGGGGGCAACGATCTGCGGGGTGCCGTTCAGAACTCGTGCAATCCTTATTTCTATTACGTGTTCCGGAAGTTTTTGTACTTCAATGGCGAGCGTAACACGTTCAAGGCATCGGCTATTGGATTGCGGCAGTGGCACGATATGGCCGAAAAATTTGGTATGGGTTCCCGGCTTGGCGTCGATCTGCCCAGCGAACTGAAGGGAAACTTGCCGACGCCTGAGTACTACGACAAAGCGTACCGGGGCGCGTTGCGCTGGAAGTTTTCCAATGTCTACTCGCTCAGTATCGGTGAAGGTGAGTTGCTGATCAGTCCGCTCAAGCTGGTTAATCTGGCGGCAACCATTGCCAACCGGGGCTGGTACATTACGCCCCATTACATCAAGGGATTTGGTAAGGCAGGTGTTGCGCTTCCGGATGAATACCGCCAGCGGCACGAAACCGGTATCGACTATAAATACTACCTGCCGGTTATCGATGGAATGCGGGGGGCGGTAGCGCAGGGGACGGTAACGCCGTTGGCCAACATTGCCGGTATCGACCTGTGTGGCAAAACCGGAACCTCGCAAAACGCGAAGTTCGGGCATAAGTTCGACCACTCGATTTTTGTTGGATTTGCCCCGATGAACGACCCTAAAATTGCCGTTGCGGTATTTGTCGAGAATGCCGGATGGGGTGGCAAGGCAGCGGCCTCTGTGGCTGCGCTGGTTGCCGAGCGATATCTGAAACGCAAAACAGAAGCTAAAAAGCTGGAAGCGCAGGTGCTGGCTTCGAATTACATGCCGTCGCTCAG of Spirosoma agri contains these proteins:
- a CDS encoding penicillin-binding transpeptidase domain-containing protein; this encodes MVENRKYVIIGVFCLVALTYLARLFYLQVLDDTYSLGASKNSIKRIIETPYRGQIYDRNSKLIVYNTPVYDLYVTPKQVQIPDTAAFCRMMDITPSDFDSIMGLAKNYSSVKPSLFLRQLSKEDFARIQDALVDYRGFEPIISSMRTYPAHTMANALGYVSEISKKQLDNQDLPYYRQGDYVGHNGLEEQYEEQLRGKRGVKFMMQNVHGVNKGSWKNGAYDTLAVAGQNLITGIDVEVQQYADSLMQNKIGAVLAIEPSTGEILVSVSAPTYDPNLLSSRFFSKNYRALIKNPYKPLINRPIMASYRPGSTFKLIQALIAQQQGSLLPSTVYGHAGSPMRCHCHGGNDLRGAVQNSCNPYFYYVFRKFLYFNGERNTFKASAIGLRQWHDMAEKFGMGSRLGVDLPSELKGNLPTPEYYDKAYRGALRWKFSNVYSLSIGEGELLISPLKLVNLAATIANRGWYITPHYIKGFGKAGVALPDEYRQRHETGIDYKYYLPVIDGMRGAVAQGTVTPLANIAGIDLCGKTGTSQNAKFGHKFDHSIFVGFAPMNDPKIAVAVFVENAGWGGKAAASVAALVAERYLKRKTEAKKLEAQVLASNYMPSLSQLLIPPKPAPVRKDTTQKVAKPVPVKPLMTSTKPTSITAIGTVGN